The following coding sequences lie in one Glycine soja cultivar W05 chromosome 16, ASM419377v2, whole genome shotgun sequence genomic window:
- the LOC114390894 gene encoding putative serine/threonine-protein kinase isoform X1, whose protein sequence is MSSTLAAIFGGAAGAVALVGIAIILIWFCLSRQRNVSRTSETGSSDPSQVGRHGAMELPIRDTRRFEMEELSLATKNFSDKNLIGEGKFGEVYKGLLQDGMLVAIKKRRGLASQEFVDEVRYLSSIHHRNLVSLLGYCQENNLQFLIYEYVPNGSVSSHLYGAGQQPREKLEFKHRLPIAQGAAKGLAHLHSLSPRLVHKNFKTANVLVDENFIAKVADAGLRNFLGRVDIAGSSSQVATDEIFLASEVREFRRFSEKSDVYSFGVFLLELLSGKQATESPFPDSNQNLVEWVLSNQDRGMMSYIIDRRLESSFTAEGMEEYIMLIIRCLDPSSERRPAMSYVEMELVRILDKEMNLTTIMGEGTPTVTLGSQLFKSTK, encoded by the exons ATGTCAAGTACTCTTGCAGCAATATTTGGAGGAGCTGCAGGAGCCGTGGCATTGGTAGGGATTGCTATAATACTTATATGGTTTTGTTTGTCTCGCCAAAGGAATGTTTCTAGGACTTCAGAGACAGGGTCCTCTGATCCTTCCCAAG TAGGAAGGCATGGTGCAATGGAGTTGCCTATACGAGATACTAGGCGGTTTGAGATGGAAGAACTATCTCTGGccacaaaaaatttcagtgaCAAGAATTTGATTGGAGAAGGGAAATTTGGAGAGGTATACAAGGGTTTACTGCAAGATGGGATGCTTGTAGCTATCAAAAAACGCCGTGGACTTGCTAGTCAAGAATTTGTTGATGAG GTACGCTATCTCTCATCTATTCACCACCGAAATCTTGTCAGTCTTTTAGGCTACTGCCAGGAGAACAATCTGCAGTTTCTTATATATGAATATGTGCCTAATGGAAGCGTCTCCAGTCACTTGTATG GCGCTGGTCAACAACCGCGAGAGAAGCTAGAATTCAAGCATAGACTTCCAATAGCTCAAGGTGCAGCTAAAG GTTTGGCTCATCTTCACTCTTTGAGTCCCCGTTTGGTGCATAAGAATTTCAAAACAGCTAATGTTCTTGTGGATGAAAACTTCATTGCTAAGGTGGCAGATGCTGGACTTCGCAATTTTTTGGGGAGAGTTGACATTGCAGGCTCCTCTTCTCAAGTGGCAACAGATGAAATATTTCTTGCATCAGA GGTGAGAGAGTTCAGACGATTTTCTGAAAAGAGCGATGTATACAGCTTTGGGGTGTTTTTGCTGGAGTTGTTAAGTGGGAAACAAGCAACAGAATCACCATTTCCGGACTCTAATCAAAATCTGGTTGAATGG GTGCTAAGTAATCAAGACCGTGGCATGATGTCTTACATCATTGATAGAAGATTGGAGAGTAGTTTTACAGCTGAGGGAATGGAAGAGTACATCATGCTCATAATTAGATGCTTAGATCCTTCAAGTGAGAGGCGACCTGCCATGAGCTATGTGGAAATGGAACTTGTTCGGATCCTAGACAAGGAAATGAACTTGACAACAATCATGGGAGAAGGAACCCCTACTGTGACTCTTGGAAGTCAATTAttcaaatcaacaaaataa
- the LOC114390894 gene encoding putative serine/threonine-protein kinase isoform X2 → MSSTLAAIFGGAAGAVALVGIAIILIWFCLSRQRNVSRTSETGSSDPSQGRHGAMELPIRDTRRFEMEELSLATKNFSDKNLIGEGKFGEVYKGLLQDGMLVAIKKRRGLASQEFVDEVRYLSSIHHRNLVSLLGYCQENNLQFLIYEYVPNGSVSSHLYGAGQQPREKLEFKHRLPIAQGAAKGLAHLHSLSPRLVHKNFKTANVLVDENFIAKVADAGLRNFLGRVDIAGSSSQVATDEIFLASEVREFRRFSEKSDVYSFGVFLLELLSGKQATESPFPDSNQNLVEWVLSNQDRGMMSYIIDRRLESSFTAEGMEEYIMLIIRCLDPSSERRPAMSYVEMELVRILDKEMNLTTIMGEGTPTVTLGSQLFKSTK, encoded by the exons ATGTCAAGTACTCTTGCAGCAATATTTGGAGGAGCTGCAGGAGCCGTGGCATTGGTAGGGATTGCTATAATACTTATATGGTTTTGTTTGTCTCGCCAAAGGAATGTTTCTAGGACTTCAGAGACAGGGTCCTCTGATCCTTCCCAAG GAAGGCATGGTGCAATGGAGTTGCCTATACGAGATACTAGGCGGTTTGAGATGGAAGAACTATCTCTGGccacaaaaaatttcagtgaCAAGAATTTGATTGGAGAAGGGAAATTTGGAGAGGTATACAAGGGTTTACTGCAAGATGGGATGCTTGTAGCTATCAAAAAACGCCGTGGACTTGCTAGTCAAGAATTTGTTGATGAG GTACGCTATCTCTCATCTATTCACCACCGAAATCTTGTCAGTCTTTTAGGCTACTGCCAGGAGAACAATCTGCAGTTTCTTATATATGAATATGTGCCTAATGGAAGCGTCTCCAGTCACTTGTATG GCGCTGGTCAACAACCGCGAGAGAAGCTAGAATTCAAGCATAGACTTCCAATAGCTCAAGGTGCAGCTAAAG GTTTGGCTCATCTTCACTCTTTGAGTCCCCGTTTGGTGCATAAGAATTTCAAAACAGCTAATGTTCTTGTGGATGAAAACTTCATTGCTAAGGTGGCAGATGCTGGACTTCGCAATTTTTTGGGGAGAGTTGACATTGCAGGCTCCTCTTCTCAAGTGGCAACAGATGAAATATTTCTTGCATCAGA GGTGAGAGAGTTCAGACGATTTTCTGAAAAGAGCGATGTATACAGCTTTGGGGTGTTTTTGCTGGAGTTGTTAAGTGGGAAACAAGCAACAGAATCACCATTTCCGGACTCTAATCAAAATCTGGTTGAATGG GTGCTAAGTAATCAAGACCGTGGCATGATGTCTTACATCATTGATAGAAGATTGGAGAGTAGTTTTACAGCTGAGGGAATGGAAGAGTACATCATGCTCATAATTAGATGCTTAGATCCTTCAAGTGAGAGGCGACCTGCCATGAGCTATGTGGAAATGGAACTTGTTCGGATCCTAGACAAGGAAATGAACTTGACAACAATCATGGGAGAAGGAACCCCTACTGTGACTCTTGGAAGTCAATTAttcaaatcaacaaaataa